The genomic window TGAATCAGTTGGATTTATGTGTCAATTCCACTGCTATCGAGGTCATGTTACACGTACAACCTCCCCCTTTCGCGCTCGCTCTCTCAGCGATAATCGAAAAGctgttcctcttcttcctctgcgtCGCTCCCCCCAGAAACACCccctttttctctctcgGAACGCCTAAATGCCGCCAGAGCCCTTTCCCCTCGGGTCGTCCCTAGGTCTAATATTCGATCGAGTGTTCGGTTGGTAAATAGGTGGTTCCTTTCTTCCTTTGTTTGGCCCCGCGACGGACGGGGTAATAACGAAAAAATGCAGTTTAAAAAAAGGGAAACATTGCGTTGGAGGTTAGGTTGTTTAGGCCGGGGATATCACAAAAAGTTGCTTGATTTAAACAGtctcgagcttgtcgaggatGGCCTTGGTGAACTCGtgggtggtggaggagccGCCCATATCGGGGGTGCGGACCTTGCTGTTGAACAGTTAGCTTTCTTTTGTCGTCGATGCAAAATACGGATAACTTACCCCTCGGCAATGACGGCGTAGGTGGCCTTGGAGATGCGGTTAGCATGCtcatcgaggccgaggtgTCGCAGCAGCATGCTGCCGGACAGGAGCATAGCAGTGGGGTTGGCCtgatccttgcccttgatgtcGAGACCGACGTGACGGCAACCGGGCTCGAAGACGGCCACCTCACGGCCCATGTTGCAGCCAGGGACGATACCGGGACCACCGACAAGAGCGGCGCCAATGTTGGACAGAATACCACCGTAAAGGTTGGGCATGACCATGACGTCGAACTGCTGGGGTCGGGAAACAGCCTGCATGGAGGCGTTGTCGACAATCATGTCGTTGACCTCGAGGGTGGGGTAGTCCTTGGCGACCTGGTGGAAGGTGCTGCGGAACAGACCGTCGGCCAGCTTCATGATGTTGGCCTTGTGGATGCAGGTGACCTTGGAGCGGCCGTTGGCGAGGGCGAAGCTGAAAGCAAACTTGGCGATGCGCTCCGACTTTGCGCGGGTGATGATCTTGAGCGACTCGACGACGCCGGGGACGCTCTGGTGCTCGAGGCCAGAGTACTCGCCCTCGGTGTTCTCGCGGATGATGCACAGGTCGACGTCCTTGTGGCGGGTCTCGTAGCCGGGGATGTTCTTGATCAGGCTGATGCTGGCGTAGATGTCGAGCTCCTGGCGCATGGCGACGTTGAAGCTCTGGTGTCCGGATCGGCTGATGGGGGTGTGCAGGATGCCCTTGAGGCCGAGCTTGTTGCGCTTGAGCGAGGCGACCGACTCGCGGAAGGCGTCCTCGGTGCGGCCGGCGCCCTCGAGGCCAGACACCTCGACCTGCTCCCACTCGACGGGCACGTTGTCGGCCTTGAAGACGGTCTTGACCGACTCGGCAACCTCGGTACCGATACCATCACCGGGGATGAGGGTGACGGTGTACTTGCCGCCGAACTTGGCGGGCTTGAAGATGTCGGACTGGACGGTGGCGAAGGATCGGGCGAGCTGGGGTTGCTGGGCCACGCCGCGCAGCAGCTGTAGAGAAGAAGAATGTTAGCAAACTACTCAATTGCGTTTCTCCCATATCAAGAGCTCGAATGTCGCAGTCATGGCATTCCCAGATCTTGTTGTGCTCCAAGCCCACCTCATCTTGTTGCGTCGCCCTAACCGCGGGCCGTGATGATCATGACATGATGCAATTCACCATGCCGCCACCATTTTCGCTTCACAAACCCCTCCCACACACAATCTCTGCCAAATACCCCAAGATACAAGTCTGCCATGACCGCATCACCAGcaaaaaaagacaaaaaCGTACCTGGGCCGATCGAACAGATCCTCGCGACAACATGATGACGGTTGCGGATAGATaggaagatggagaggggagagcttTCTTGAGGACgggaaggacaaggaggaggaaagaaATTAAACCGCGGGCCGCACgcgagcaggaggaggagatggggagagaaaggatgaagaagatgtatGTCAGAGagtagaaaaataaaaagagagagagttCAAATCGCGCATGGCCCGTTTCCCGTTGCCCAAGGTTCCCATACACTCTTTTGCCCTGCCATTGGTGTCGCATTGGCCGAGCTTCCCAGGCCCCCATTACCGAgcctatttttttttttacacCTCTGTTCGGCCGCCGCCCTTTTTCCGAGCGGAGAGCGACTGCTTGTTCCGAGCTGCCCGGCGAACAGTGGGCCTCCCAGCCCGATGCTTTAGTCCTGTATAGGCAATATGAGGGTCTAGTTTCTCGGCGAAGCCGGGTCGGGCCATTAGCTTTATTGCTACTTTAAGTTTAGTTTCAACCTTGGCCGAGACCGCCTTTCGAAACTCTAGACATTCCATACAAATTCCAACGACGTCACAGCTTCAGACCAGCACCAAAGCCAAGAGACAGCAGCTGCAAACAGTCGCCTCTACATCTGTATTGGAGTCAATTGACGCATCTCAGCTTCCGCATTCAGCCATCCAACTCCAAATCAATCAACATCTTCCTCGGTCGTGTCACGGCGCCATCATGGTTTCTACTCACGCTGAATCGTTGCATGTGGagcatctccatctcgtcccCCTCATCCATGCCACATACTCCACCAACAACCACCTAACCACCATCTCCCAAACACGGCAGCAGCATAACATCCATTTGTCTATTCCATTTCGTCCATCATAAAAGCAATCAAACCGCTCGGTTTATTCTGTCTAAGCACAAGTACCATTGATCCACGCTGTCTTTGCTTCGCCATGCCTTGTCCCTCTTTGATACACTCATCCCGGCCTCCCGGTTCATCCTTTTTGTCCTTCAACCAGCCGGCTCATACTCCTCCTTCATGCCATATACAATGTCAGACCAGAACTCCAAAATGACTTCAAATTCTTCTTCACACGCTCTTCTTGCTCCTGACATCAACAAGTACACGTCCTCAAGCTTGgacttcctcatcctcgtccaatGGCTCCACTCTCACCAAGatctcctcgaggaggccTTCAAGGAAACTTCCGGCCTCTCGGCCCATGCCTACAGGCTCGGCCTTGTCGTAGTGATCAATCTCCTTACAGACATATGCCAGTTTGTACACCAATCTCCGCACCTTTTCGTGCGCCGCCTCGGCTCGTTCTTGCTGAGGTGTCCCTTGCGCCGGGTATTGTGATGGCCCGTGCATCTGCTGGAGGTTGATCTGTCGTCGCTTCAGGGCCTCCTCCAACGCGGGGAAGATGACATCGTGAAGGGCATCCAGATCGCCGTTCGGGTTGGCTGGTCCCGGCGCAGGGAATGACGATGGGGCCGTCGCAAACTCAGGGAGGGCTGGTGACTGGGCCTTGGAGGAAAGTGGTCGAGGGCACTGCGCTACTGCTGGAACTGCCACATGTGTGGGAAGTCGCTGCGAAGATGTCGGTTGTGGGGAGGGACTTTGCTGTGATGAAGGCGTTCTGCCCCTATATGGGGGTATTTCTGGTAGGCTTATCTGCGTCACCTTGGAGGGCATTGGCCGTGGCCCGCCTGTGTGTGCTGGCGGGGTAGGTGGTACTGGCCATTGCGATGATGACAGCTGGGGGCTCGCCTTGCCCTCGAGGTTCAGATTGAGCTTACCCAGATCACGCTGAAGCTGGCTTTGTAGTTCACGATCGTAGTCTGGTGACTGCTCCACTGGTAGGGGCGGCATCGGCCGTGGTGCTCGCGGGGTTTCGTTGTTGTCTCTCGGTAGCTGCTTCATCGGGCTCTGAGGAAGTGGCACTCTGGTAGGAGATGGCATAGGCTGCTGATACTGTGGTTGTTGCAGTGGAACAGCCTTGCGCTGAGGGCTGGACTGTCTGGAACCTGGATTCGGCGCCTTGACAGTCTCGCTTGGTTCAAACGCAAAGTCCTTCACCTTTGTTGGGCTTCCCTCACGTCGCCGCTCGCCGTAGTCATCAGCAGGTTCCAGTGGCCGCGAAGATCGTGCGTTTGTTGCGCTCTCGTCCAAAGGATTAAGACTGGGTCGGTTGACGATGCCTCCACGCTCACCAATAAGCCTCACGGTGCCAAAGTCCCACATGTCTTCATCTACCCGCTCGCGCTCGGCCGGGGCTCGGCCGGGGTTAGAATCCCAAttatcctcctcatcgttcTTGTGAGTAGCCGCCCATCGAGTATGTCTCTCGATCAGCTCGGTTAGGTAGGTTGTCCGCTTCGCTCGTCTAATAAACGGGTGCCGGAGCAGGTCCTTCGCAGTTGGCCGCTCCTTGGGGTCTCGCTGGAGGCATAGCTCGATAAACTCCTTAAAGGCCTTGGTGAAGTTGCCTTCGAGTCGCGGGGGTGGGTTCTTTGGGATAAGAAATAGGACCTTCATGGGGTGAATATCGGCGTAGGGTGGTTCGCCGTTGGCCAGTTCGAGGGCCGTGATGCCGAGGGACCAGATATCAGCCTTGTGGTCGTATCCGGATTGTTTGATAACCTCCGGAGCCATCCAAAAGGGAGTACCGACAAAGGtgttcttcttggtcatGGTTGCAGAGAGCTGTCCCGAAACGCCAAAGTCGGCAAGCTTGACCTGCCCGTTGCTGCTGAGCAGTACGTTGGCAGCTGTCAAGACTGTCAGTCCCGCATGCCACATAAGCTCGACCCAACTCACCCTTGACATCGCGGTGCAGCTTCTTGTCTGTGTGGAGATAGTCCAATCCCTGCAAC from Fusarium falciforme chromosome 2, complete sequence includes these protein-coding regions:
- a CDS encoding Isocitrate dehydrogenase [NAD] subunit, mitochondrial is translated as MLSRGSVRSAQLLRGVAQQPQLARSFATVQSDIFKPAKFGGKYTVTLIPGDGIGTEVAESVKTVFKADNVPVEWEQVEVSGLEGAGRTEDAFRESVASLKRNKLGLKGILHTPISRSGHQSFNVAMRQELDIYASISLIKNIPGYETRHKDVDLCIIRENTEGEYSGLEHQSVPGVVESLKIITRAKSERIAKFAFSFALANGRSKVTCIHKANIMKLADGLFRSTFHQVAKDYPTLEVNDMIVDNASMQAVSRPQQFDVMVMPNLYGGILSNIGAALVGGPGIVPGCNMGREVAVFEPGCRHVGLDIKGKDQANPTAMLLSGSMLLRHLGLDEHANRISKATYAVIAEGKVRTPDMGGSSTTHEFTKAILDKLETV
- a CDS encoding Protein kinase domain-containing protein, with protein sequence MADHERDMDEANEALDPELLYSKEYCIGGGSFGKVYKGVDKRTGQAVAIKVIDIESAEDEVEDIIQEIAILSELQSPYVTKYYGSYAKGAELWIVMEFCSGGSCADLMKPGLIGEDYIAIIVRELLQGLDYLHTDKKLHRDVKAANVLLSSNGQVKLADFGVSGQLSATMTKKNTFVGTPFWMAPEVIKQSGYDHKADIWSLGITALELANGEPPYADIHPMKVLFLIPKNPPPRLEGNFTKAFKEFIELCLQRDPKERPTAKDLLRHPFIRRAKRTTYLTELIERHTRWAATHKNDEEDNWDSNPGRAPAERERVDEDMWDFGTVRLIGERGGIVNRPSLNPLDESATNARSSRPLEPADDYGERRREGSPTKVKDFAFEPSETVKAPNPGSRQSSPQRKAVPLQQPQYQQPMPSPTRVPLPQSPMKQLPRDNNETPRAPRPMPPLPVEQSPDYDRELQSQLQRDLGKLNLNLEGKASPQLSSSQWPVPPTPPAHTGGPRPMPSKVTQISLPEIPPYRGRTPSSQQSPSPQPTSSQRLPTHVAVPAVAQCPRPLSSKAQSPALPEFATAPSSFPAPGPANPNGDLDALHDVIFPALEEALKRRQINLQQMHGPSQYPAQGTPQQERAEAAHEKVRRLVYKLAYVCKEIDHYDKAEPVGMGREAGSFLEGLLEEILVRVEPLDEDEEVQA